One window of the Crassaminicella thermophila genome contains the following:
- a CDS encoding PTS fructose transporter subunit IIABC — MKITDILKKDTIILDLKATTKEEVIDELVNKLDKAGRLNDKKAFKKAILKREEDASTGVGDGIAIPHAKTSAVKIPALAFGYSKMGIEYNSLDGKPVHIFFMIAGSENANNEHLETLSRLSVMLMNEDFRKKITNVKSEEELLNIIEAQEKLKTEDQKKINNTKGLILAVTACPTGIAHTYMAADALKNKAQEMGVEIKVETNGATGVKNRLTDEEIKKATAIIVAADKQVDMARFEGKKVIQVPVSQGIKNAEELIMKGLKGDATIYNHKGNIVSDTLDKKERRGFYKHLMNGVSNMLPFVVGGGILIAISFFFGIKAFDPNDPSFHPFAKLLMDIGGGSAFFLMVPILAGFIGMSIADRPGFAPAMVGGLIAANNGAGFLGGLIAGFLGGYIVLFLKKAFTKLPESLEGIKPVLLYPLFGIFITGAIMLLVVVNPVKSLNLGLQSWLNGMGTANKVLLGLVLGGMMAVDMGGPINKAAFTFGIAMIDAGNFAPHAAVMAGGMVPPLGIAIATTLFRNKFTKGEREAGKTCYIMGASFITEGAIPFAAADPGRVIPSIIVGSAVAGALSMIFNIGLPAPHGGAFVIPIVKGNPGLYVAAILIGSLITAFMLGFLKKPINNN, encoded by the coding sequence ATGAAAATAACAGATATTTTAAAGAAAGATACAATTATTCTTGATTTAAAAGCTACGACAAAAGAAGAAGTAATCGATGAATTAGTAAATAAACTAGATAAAGCAGGAAGATTAAATGATAAAAAAGCATTCAAAAAAGCAATTCTAAAAAGGGAAGAGGATGCTTCAACAGGTGTAGGTGATGGGATTGCTATTCCTCATGCAAAGACTAGCGCAGTGAAGATACCAGCTTTAGCTTTTGGATATTCTAAAATGGGTATAGAGTATAATTCATTAGATGGAAAGCCAGTACATATTTTTTTCATGATTGCTGGTAGTGAGAATGCAAATAATGAGCATTTAGAAACATTATCTAGGTTATCTGTAATGCTTATGAACGAAGATTTTAGGAAAAAAATTACTAATGTAAAGAGTGAAGAAGAATTATTAAATATTATAGAGGCACAAGAAAAATTAAAAACCGAGGATCAAAAGAAGATAAATAATACTAAAGGATTAATTTTAGCAGTAACAGCTTGTCCAACAGGGATTGCACATACTTATATGGCTGCAGATGCTCTTAAAAATAAAGCACAAGAAATGGGTGTAGAAATAAAAGTAGAAACAAATGGTGCTACAGGAGTTAAAAATAGATTAACCGATGAAGAGATAAAAAAAGCTACAGCTATTATTGTTGCTGCAGATAAACAAGTAGACATGGCAAGATTTGAAGGAAAAAAAGTTATTCAAGTTCCAGTATCACAAGGAATCAAAAATGCTGAAGAACTTATTATGAAAGGGCTAAAGGGGGATGCAACGATTTATAATCATAAGGGAAATATAGTATCTGATACCCTTGACAAAAAGGAAAGACGTGGTTTTTATAAGCATTTGATGAATGGGGTTTCAAATATGCTTCCGTTTGTAGTAGGTGGAGGAATATTAATTGCTATATCTTTCTTTTTCGGAATAAAAGCATTTGATCCAAATGATCCATCTTTTCATCCTTTTGCAAAGCTATTAATGGATATAGGTGGTGGAAGTGCATTTTTCTTAATGGTACCTATTCTTGCAGGATTTATTGGTATGAGTATAGCAGATAGACCAGGTTTTGCACCAGCTATGGTGGGCGGATTGATTGCAGCAAATAATGGAGCAGGATTTTTAGGAGGACTGATTGCAGGTTTCTTAGGAGGATATATTGTTTTATTCTTAAAGAAAGCGTTTACTAAGTTGCCAGAGTCATTAGAAGGAATTAAGCCGGTATTATTATATCCTTTATTTGGAATATTTATTACAGGAGCTATTATGTTGCTTGTTGTTGTAAATCCTGTTAAAAGTTTGAATTTAGGATTGCAAAGCTGGTTAAACGGTATGGGAACAGCTAATAAAGTATTATTAGGATTAGTGTTAGGTGGTATGATGGCTGTAGATATGGGTGGACCTATTAATAAAGCTGCGTTTACTTTTGGTATAGCAATGATTGACGCTGGAAATTTTGCACCTCATGCTGCAGTCATGGCAGGTGGAATGGTGCCACCACTTGGAATAGCTATTGCAACAACGTTATTCAGAAATAAATTTACAAAGGGTGAAAGAGAAGCAGGAAAGACTTGTTATATTATGGGAGCATCATTTATTACTGAGGGAGCTATCCCTTTTGCAGCAGCAGACCCAGGTAGGGTAATTCCATCTATTATTGTAGGATCGGCAGTGGCAGGTGCCCTTTCTATGATCTTTAATATAGGACTTCCAGCACCTCATGGAGGAGCCTTTGTTATTCCAATTGTTAAAGGTAATCCAGGTTTATATGTAGCAGCGATTCTAATAGGATCTTTAATAACAGCATTTATGCTTGGATTTTTAAAAAAGCCAATAAATAATAATTAA
- the pfkB gene encoding 1-phosphofructokinase, producing MIYTVTLNPSIDYVVKVEDFRLGTVNRVNTDYKYPGGKGINVSRVLKNMGIKSKALGFIGGFTGAYIKKYLEAEGIETDFITVKGDTRINIKLKADEETEINGAGPDITEENINVLFEKISKLTSNDYLVLAGNIQKSLSRDIYSKIQEKCISNDVKVVVDTTGESLIVTLKYHPFLIKPNKEELEEIFGVEMNTQEEIILYAKKLRDMGAQNVIISMAGEGALLICKNGVYHGSVPKGVVKNSVGAGDSLIAGFIASYSQNLDIEKAFKMGIASGSATAFSLDLCKREDVEKLLDQVKINKI from the coding sequence ATGATATATACAGTAACATTAAATCCATCAATAGATTATGTAGTAAAAGTTGAAGATTTTCGATTAGGAACAGTAAATAGAGTAAATACAGATTATAAATATCCTGGAGGAAAAGGGATTAATGTGTCAAGGGTTTTGAAAAATATGGGGATAAAAAGTAAAGCATTAGGTTTTATAGGAGGGTTTACAGGGGCGTATATTAAAAAATATTTAGAAGCTGAAGGGATTGAAACGGATTTTATAACTGTAAAAGGAGATACAAGAATCAATATAAAGCTTAAAGCTGATGAAGAAACTGAGATCAATGGAGCTGGACCTGATATTACAGAAGAAAATATAAATGTATTATTTGAAAAGATAAGTAAATTAACAAGTAATGACTATCTTGTACTTGCAGGAAATATTCAAAAAAGCTTATCGAGAGATATTTATTCAAAGATTCAAGAAAAATGTATAAGCAATGATGTGAAAGTAGTTGTAGATACAACAGGAGAATCATTGATAGTTACTTTAAAATATCATCCCTTTTTAATAAAACCAAATAAAGAGGAACTAGAAGAAATATTTGGTGTTGAAATGAATACACAAGAAGAAATTATTTTATATGCAAAAAAGCTTAGAGATATGGGAGCACAAAATGTAATCATTTCAATGGCAGGAGAGGGAGCTTTGCTTATATGTAAAAATGGCGTATATCATGGGTCTGTACCAAAAGGAGTTGTAAAAAATTCTGTGGGCGCAGGAGACTCCTTAATTGCAGGATTTATTGCTAGTTATTCACAGAACTTAGATATAGAGAAAGCTTTTAAAATGGGAATAGCTTCTGGCAGTGCTACAGCTTTTTCACTTGATTTATGTAAAAGAGAAGATGTTGAAAAATTACTAGATCAAGTAAAAATAAATAAAATTTAA
- a CDS encoding DeoR/GlpR family DNA-binding transcription regulator yields the protein MLTERRHEIILEILKQKGSVRINELVEATNTSESTIRRDLTFLESINTLKRVHGGATLLKGRFNEPSYGEKQDQYVQEKTMIAKYAASLIEDGDCVYLDAGTTTFKMIQFLNKKDIIVVTNGLKHIDMLVEKDINAYIVGGKVKSRTKAVIGTDALKNIEKFRFDKCFMGMNGIHIDYGFTTPDSEEAILKDTAINLSREAFVLADESKFGEVAFVKVADLKKAVIITNCEVEDYDKYRNKTRIKVVTE from the coding sequence TTGCTTACAGAAAGAAGACATGAAATTATATTAGAAATTTTAAAACAAAAAGGATCAGTAAGAATTAACGAACTTGTAGAAGCTACAAATACATCAGAATCTACTATAAGACGTGATCTTACTTTTTTAGAAAGTATAAATACACTAAAGAGAGTACATGGAGGAGCTACTTTACTAAAAGGTAGATTTAATGAACCTAGCTATGGTGAGAAGCAAGATCAATACGTTCAAGAAAAAACAATGATTGCTAAATATGCGGCATCTTTAATAGAAGATGGGGATTGTGTGTATTTAGATGCTGGAACTACAACATTTAAGATGATTCAGTTTTTAAATAAAAAAGATATTATTGTGGTTACAAATGGATTAAAGCATATTGATATGTTAGTGGAAAAGGATATCAATGCTTATATCGTTGGTGGGAAAGTAAAATCACGAACAAAGGCTGTTATAGGGACAGATGCGTTGAAAAATATTGAAAAATTTAGGTTTGATAAATGCTTTATGGGAATGAATGGCATACATATAGACTATGGATTTACTACTCCAGATTCAGAAGAGGCGATTCTTAAGGATACAGCGATAAATCTTTCTAGAGAAGCTTTTGTGCTAGCAGATGAAAGCAAATTTGGGGAAGTAGCTTTTGTAAAGGTTGCTGACTTAAAAAAAGCAGTCATTATTACAAACTGTGAGGTTGAAGATTATGATAAATATAGGAACAAGACTAGAATAAAGGTTGTGACAGAATAA
- a CDS encoding ABC transporter permease, whose product MVFGKEVAYQFYNPRSRNQYDYSDEPKVNLVSNKLIITSDMDYGEKKRNQRRDDYKPPKPHKAKGVGILAESGGERDWYAYMNITSLEKLIKEDKDARHERRRSSNNRNKYEEIKVKVEDIQMVEEIQKKIKDMGFQARSLTDMLKSMKEQTKKVQAILGGIGAVSLLVAAIGITNTMIMSIYERTREIGVMKVLGANLTDIKKLFLFEAAMIGFVGGILGIIISYAVSFGLNKLAGGFMGPMDSDTGISVITISLATGGVLFATIIGVISGYLPARRAMNLSALDAIKTE is encoded by the coding sequence TTGGTTTTTGGAAAAGAAGTAGCTTATCAGTTTTATAATCCAAGATCAAGAAATCAATATGATTATTCAGATGAGCCAAAGGTAAATTTGGTGAGTAATAAATTAATTATAACATCAGATATGGATTATGGAGAGAAAAAAAGGAATCAAAGAAGGGATGATTATAAGCCTCCAAAGCCTCATAAAGCAAAAGGAGTAGGTATTTTAGCAGAAAGCGGAGGAGAAAGAGATTGGTATGCTTATATGAATATAACTTCTCTTGAAAAACTGATTAAAGAAGATAAAGATGCAAGGCATGAAAGAAGAAGATCCTCAAATAATAGAAATAAATATGAAGAAATAAAGGTAAAGGTAGAAGATATCCAAATGGTAGAGGAGATTCAAAAGAAGATAAAAGATATGGGATTTCAAGCTCGTAGCTTAACAGATATGTTAAAGTCTATGAAAGAACAGACAAAGAAGGTACAGGCAATATTAGGAGGTATTGGGGCTGTAAGTTTACTTGTTGCAGCTATTGGTATTACAAATACAATGATTATGAGTATATATGAAAGAACAAGAGAAATAGGAGTTATGAAGGTGCTTGGAGCAAATCTTACGGATATTAAAAAATTATTTTTATTTGAAGCTGCTATGATTGGTTTTGTTGGAGGGATATTAGGGATTATAATAAGTTATGCAGTATCCTTTGGACTTAACAAATTAGCTGGAGGGTTTATGGGACCTATGGATAGTGATACTGGAATTTCTGTTATTACAATAAGCTTGGCGACAGGTGGAGTGTTGTTTGCAACAATTATTGGTGTTATTTCAGGATATTTGCCAGCAAGACGAGCAATGAATCTAAGTGCATTAGATGCAATAAAAACTGAATAA
- a CDS encoding ABC transporter permease — translation MNNFDLFKMGFRNLWKKKTRTFLTILGVIIGTCSIVIMMSIGIAMDKSNKEWIESMGDLSVIEVRASGHHFDQNSRNSKKEVKLDDKSVAEFEKIPGVKAVMPIKRMQLKIAAGKMLGYVDVVGIKPELMEAFGFKVEKGRLLLPSDKKKYWFLEKK, via the coding sequence ATGAATAATTTTGATTTATTTAAAATGGGCTTTCGAAATCTGTGGAAAAAAAAGACAAGGACTTTTTTGACTATCTTAGGTGTAATTATTGGAACCTGTTCCATAGTAATTATGATGTCAATTGGAATTGCAATGGATAAAAGCAACAAAGAGTGGATTGAGAGTATGGGAGATTTAAGTGTAATTGAGGTAAGGGCTTCAGGACATCATTTTGATCAGAATTCAAGAAACTCAAAAAAAGAAGTAAAACTTGATGATAAAAGTGTTGCAGAATTTGAAAAAATTCCAGGAGTAAAGGCTGTAATGCCTATAAAAAGAATGCAACTGAAAATTGCAGCAGGAAAAATGCTAGGATATGTAGATGTAGTAGGAATAAAACCTGAATTGATGGAAGCCTTTGGATTTAAAGTAGAAAAGGGAAGACTTCTTTTGCCATCGGATAAAAAGAAGTATTGGTTTTTGGAAAAGAAGTAG
- a CDS encoding COG1361 S-layer family protein, whose translation MKRKILSFFVIGMMILSICNIHSTISYASGVNLIIGRNADVPVFEPGEEVRFAIPIENIGADNANDVIVSLDTSDLEKFPFVIDKMATTRRISSINAHSDEDAVFYLKVALDAEAKIYPIKVDIVYSTEMGGGGQISQTVYVKIENNRKKPSLKLMDVKFEGDSLLSGQSTTMKLDIRNEGESLVKDLKISLEGLKADGIRMDGYMEIPKIKEVKAKHFQVVPIKLYADENLKSGTYELELSMKYKDEYNHEYEQKTKIYVPVEGVSEQELDFGFENLTYPKEGVNTSEDFTIAFDLKNLSEKDAKNLKVSVDGGSEILPKSPSIKNIKSLASGKSVYLEFVFFAKDGIESKNYPIKIDITYGLNGSEENHSISQYVGVYLKGDNSKLTPKIIIDDYNYGKEYIKTGEVFPLTMSFLNTNKNTAVRNIKVSLTSEGDTFAPVGSSNSFFINEIGPNARKKRNVKLKAKVDAEQKVYNVVVDIEYEDNTGKQYSAKETIGIYVIQEVRFETSDVKIPSDIFAGEPCALSIDYYNLGRGILRNMMIHTEGDFEIKDGSVYIGNMEAGKDDYYDVTIIPKKEGKFNGKIVFKFEDAVGNPHEIVKDFEINAQKIEEPPMPPEGMEMQKPKTSKRWIWIAGGGLLALGIAIFIYRKKKKKAEEVTIDE comes from the coding sequence ATGAAGCGAAAGATACTTAGTTTTTTTGTTATAGGGATGATGATTTTAAGTATTTGTAATATACATAGTACTATTTCATATGCAAGTGGCGTAAATCTGATTATTGGAAGAAATGCAGATGTACCTGTATTTGAGCCAGGGGAGGAAGTAAGATTTGCAATTCCTATTGAAAATATTGGAGCTGATAATGCAAATGATGTTATTGTTTCTTTAGATACAAGTGATTTAGAAAAATTTCCTTTTGTCATTGATAAAATGGCTACTACAAGGAGAATTTCATCTATAAATGCACATAGTGATGAAGATGCTGTATTTTATTTAAAGGTAGCTTTAGATGCAGAGGCAAAAATTTATCCGATAAAGGTAGATATTGTGTATAGTACAGAAATGGGTGGAGGCGGTCAGATATCACAGACTGTTTATGTAAAAATAGAGAATAATCGTAAAAAGCCTTCTTTAAAATTAATGGATGTAAAATTTGAAGGAGATAGCTTGTTAAGTGGGCAGAGTACTACAATGAAATTAGATATTCGAAATGAAGGAGAATCTTTGGTAAAAGATTTGAAGATAAGCTTAGAGGGTCTTAAGGCTGATGGTATTCGAATGGATGGTTATATGGAAATACCTAAAATAAAAGAAGTAAAAGCAAAGCATTTTCAAGTTGTTCCAATAAAGCTTTATGCAGATGAAAATTTGAAAAGTGGGACATATGAATTAGAGCTTTCTATGAAATATAAAGACGAATATAATCATGAATATGAGCAAAAAACTAAAATTTATGTTCCTGTAGAAGGTGTTAGTGAGCAAGAACTAGATTTTGGATTTGAAAATTTAACTTATCCTAAAGAAGGCGTAAATACAAGTGAAGACTTTACGATTGCTTTTGATTTGAAAAACTTATCAGAAAAAGATGCAAAAAACTTAAAAGTAAGTGTAGATGGAGGAAGTGAAATTTTACCAAAGTCTCCTTCAATAAAAAATATAAAAAGTTTAGCTTCAGGAAAGTCAGTTTATTTAGAATTTGTATTTTTTGCTAAGGATGGAATTGAATCAAAAAATTATCCTATTAAAATCGATATAACATATGGATTAAATGGATCAGAAGAAAATCATTCTATTAGCCAGTATGTAGGTGTATATCTTAAGGGAGATAATTCAAAATTGACTCCTAAAATAATTATAGATGATTATAATTATGGAAAAGAGTATATAAAGACTGGAGAAGTTTTTCCACTTACTATGTCCTTTCTTAATACGAATAAAAATACTGCTGTAAGAAACATAAAGGTAAGTTTAACCTCAGAAGGAGATACTTTTGCACCGGTAGGAAGTAGTAACTCTTTCTTTATTAATGAAATAGGGCCAAATGCTCGCAAAAAAAGGAATGTTAAGCTAAAAGCAAAAGTAGATGCAGAACAGAAAGTATATAATGTAGTAGTAGATATTGAATATGAAGACAATACAGGAAAACAGTATTCTGCAAAGGAGACAATAGGAATTTATGTAATTCAGGAAGTTAGGTTTGAAACGTCTGATGTAAAGATTCCATCTGATATATTTGCAGGAGAACCTTGTGCGTTATCTATTGATTATTACAACTTAGGAAGAGGTATTTTAAGAAATATGATGATTCATACAGAAGGCGATTTTGAGATAAAAGATGGAAGTGTCTATATAGGAAATATGGAAGCAGGAAAAGATGATTATTATGATGTTACAATAATACCTAAAAAAGAAGGAAAATTTAACGGCAAAATTGTATTCAAATTTGAAGATGCTGTAGGAAATCCTCATGAAATAGTAAAGGATTTTGAAATAAATGCACAAAAAATAGAAGAACCACCAATGCCTCCAGAAGGAATGGAAATGCAAAAGCCAAAAACTTCTAAAAGATGGATTTGGATTGCAGGAGGTGGACTTTTAGCATTAGGTATTGCAATATTTATTTATAGAAAGAAAAAAAAGAAAGCCGAGGAAGTGACTATTGATGAATAA
- a CDS encoding ABC transporter ATP-binding protein: protein MALNDVSLEIKAGEICCFLGTSGSGKSTLLNLMAGLEKPTRGTIKINGKNVEKMNEKKLAKFRQEHIGFIFQSYNLLPSLTALENVSLPLTFRGIKKKVREQISMDMLEAVGLKKYICHKPTQMSGGQQQRVGIARAFVSKPPIIFADEPTGNLDSKTTHEVMQLMLKIAKENQQTLVIVTHDKSIAEYADKIVYILDGNIEKIEEK, encoded by the coding sequence ATAGCATTAAATGATGTTTCCCTGGAAATAAAAGCAGGAGAAATATGTTGTTTTTTAGGGACTTCAGGTTCAGGAAAATCTACCCTTTTAAACCTAATGGCAGGACTTGAAAAACCAACACGAGGAACAATAAAAATAAATGGTAAAAATGTTGAAAAAATGAATGAGAAAAAGCTTGCTAAGTTTCGACAAGAGCATATCGGATTTATTTTTCAGTCATATAATCTTTTGCCATCACTTACTGCTCTTGAGAATGTTAGCTTACCATTAACTTTTAGAGGAATTAAAAAAAAGGTGAGAGAACAAATTTCTATGGATATGCTAGAAGCTGTTGGTTTAAAAAAATATATATGCCATAAGCCAACACAGATGAGTGGAGGACAGCAGCAAAGAGTAGGAATAGCAAGAGCTTTTGTTAGTAAACCACCTATTATTTTTGCTGATGAGCCAACAGGAAATTTGGATTCAAAAACGACTCATGAGGTAATGCAATTAATGCTAAAGATAGCAAAAGAGAATCAGCAGACATTAGTAATTGTAACCCATGATAAAAGCATTGCTGAATATGCAGATAAAATTGTTTACATTTTAGATGGAAACATTGAAAAAATTGAAGAAAAATAG
- a CDS encoding YbjQ family protein, with protein MILVNTDYISGKKLETISIVKGSTVRAKHVGKDILSGLKTLVGGEIEAYREMMDEARAIATKRMVEEAEELGADGIVNIRYATSAIMQGAAEVIVYGTAVKFV; from the coding sequence ATGATTTTAGTAAATACTGATTATATTAGCGGAAAAAAATTAGAGACAATTTCTATTGTAAAAGGTTCAACAGTAAGAGCGAAGCATGTGGGAAAAGACATTTTGAGTGGATTAAAAACATTGGTAGGTGGAGAAATAGAGGCTTATAGAGAAATGATGGATGAGGCTAGAGCGATTGCTACAAAACGAATGGTTGAAGAAGCAGAAGAATTAGGAGCAGATGGGATAGTTAATATAAGATATGCTACTAGTGCAATTATGCAGGGAGCAGCAGAAGTGATTGTTTATGGAACAGCTGTTAAATTTGTATAA
- a CDS encoding enoyl-CoA hydratase/isomerase family protein yields the protein MKQSNVLFEVKNGVGWIKLNRPKALNALSVEMIHAIYNQLKEWKDDEKVAFICLIGEGDKALCAGGDVRALYDHRESNVEELAFDFFFTEYCMNIIMHLYNKPILVLMHGIVMGGGVGIAIPGTHRIVTEKTKWAMPEMNIGLYPDVGGSYFLSRMPGYVGRYLALTSRTINPADVIYIGAADYYMESDKWQDVKNAIYERVWTSESAARELSNLFDEYCEKSLPDAPIASIEEKINKHFAYNTMEEIVSSLEEAGKEGDSWAADTAKLIRTKSPTSLKVTLKQLIEGKEKSLIDCFKMELNMSMNFMKCHDFFEGVRSVLVDKDRNPKWNPSSLEGVKKEVVDAFFEYDWKNEKNPLEDFEIK from the coding sequence ATGAAGCAGTCAAATGTTTTATTTGAGGTGAAAAATGGAGTAGGTTGGATAAAGCTAAATAGACCAAAGGCTTTGAATGCTCTTTCAGTAGAGATGATTCATGCAATTTATAATCAATTGAAGGAATGGAAAGATGATGAAAAAGTAGCGTTTATTTGCTTAATAGGTGAAGGGGACAAAGCTTTGTGTGCGGGTGGAGATGTACGTGCCCTTTATGACCATAGAGAATCAAATGTAGAAGAACTTGCTTTTGATTTTTTCTTTACAGAGTACTGTATGAATATCATAATGCACCTTTATAATAAGCCTATTTTAGTATTGATGCATGGTATCGTTATGGGTGGAGGTGTTGGAATTGCTATTCCTGGTACCCATAGAATTGTTACAGAAAAAACAAAATGGGCTATGCCAGAGATGAATATCGGACTTTATCCAGATGTTGGGGGAAGTTATTTCCTATCAAGAATGCCTGGGTATGTAGGAAGATATCTTGCTCTTACATCTAGGACAATAAATCCAGCAGATGTTATATATATAGGTGCAGCTGATTACTATATGGAGAGTGATAAATGGCAAGATGTAAAAAATGCTATTTATGAAAGAGTATGGACTAGTGAATCAGCAGCAAGAGAGCTAAGTAATCTTTTTGATGAGTATTGTGAAAAATCTTTACCAGATGCACCGATAGCTTCAATAGAAGAAAAAATTAATAAGCATTTTGCATACAATACCATGGAAGAGATAGTAAGTTCTTTGGAGGAAGCTGGAAAAGAAGGAGATTCTTGGGCAGCTGATACGGCAAAACTAATACGTACAAAATCTCCTACTTCATTAAAAGTTACCCTTAAACAGCTTATAGAAGGAAAAGAAAAATCACTTATAGATTGTTTTAAAATGGAATTAAATATGAGTATGAATTTTATGAAATGTCATGATTTCTTTGAAGGTGTTCGTTCAGTATTAGTAGATAAGGACAGAAATCCTAAATGGAATCCTTCTTCATTAGAAGGTGTAAAGAAAGAGGTTGTTGATGCTTTCTTTGAATATGATTGGAAAAATGAAAAAAATCCGTTAGAGGATTTTGAGATAAAATAA
- the purD gene encoding phosphoribosylamine--glycine ligase, which translates to MKVLVVGSGGREHTIVWKLRKSPRVDKIYCAPGNAGIGNMAEIVDIDPKDIEGLCDFAKSNNIDLTVVGPEVPLVLGIVDRFEEEGLVVFGPNKKCAQLEGSKAFTKDFLIRHNIPTGNYEAFIDIEEAKKAIGIYGYPMVIKADGLAAGKGVVIAQNEEEAIKALEDMMAEKTFGEAGEKVVIEEYLTGIETSILCFVDGESIVPMVSAQDYKKVFDEDKGPNTGGMGTYSPSYIYDEKLRKEVEKTILVPIIEGFKKDGLDFKGILFIGLMITQTGPKVLEFNVRFGDPETQTVLTRLETDLVEIIECILEGKLKDKRIKWSDKKAVCVVVASGGYPGSYEKEKEIHGLEDVDEDIMVFHAGTKAVDGKVLTNGGRVLGVTAWGDTINEAREKAYENVEKIYFDGMYYRKDIGKFVSKLD; encoded by the coding sequence ATGAAGGTATTAGTAGTAGGAAGTGGTGGTAGAGAGCATACGATTGTATGGAAGTTAAGGAAAAGCCCAAGGGTTGATAAAATTTATTGTGCTCCTGGAAATGCAGGGATTGGTAATATGGCAGAGATTGTAGATATAGACCCTAAAGATATTGAAGGATTATGTGACTTTGCCAAAAGTAACAATATAGATTTAACCGTTGTAGGTCCAGAAGTTCCTTTGGTTTTAGGGATTGTTGATCGATTTGAAGAGGAAGGTCTTGTAGTGTTTGGTCCAAACAAAAAATGTGCTCAATTAGAAGGTAGCAAAGCTTTCACTAAGGATTTTTTAATAAGGCATAATATTCCTACAGGCAATTATGAAGCTTTTATAGATATTGAAGAAGCAAAAAAAGCCATAGGTATTTATGGATATCCTATGGTTATTAAAGCAGATGGATTAGCAGCTGGAAAAGGTGTTGTAATAGCACAGAATGAAGAAGAAGCCATAAAAGCTTTAGAGGATATGATGGCTGAAAAAACATTTGGAGAAGCTGGAGAAAAAGTGGTTATTGAAGAATATTTAACAGGTATTGAAACTTCTATATTATGCTTTGTAGATGGCGAAAGTATTGTACCTATGGTAAGTGCACAGGACTATAAAAAAGTATTTGATGAAGATAAAGGACCTAATACGGGCGGCATGGGAACTTATTCTCCAAGCTATATTTATGATGAAAAGCTTAGAAAAGAAGTGGAAAAAACAATACTTGTTCCTATTATTGAAGGATTTAAAAAGGACGGATTGGATTTTAAGGGGATTCTTTTTATTGGGCTTATGATAACACAAACGGGACCAAAAGTTTTAGAGTTTAATGTAAGATTTGGAGATCCTGAGACACAGACTGTTTTAACAAGGCTTGAAACAGATCTAGTAGAAATTATCGAGTGTATTTTAGAAGGAAAATTAAAAGATAAAAGAATTAAATGGAGTGACAAAAAAGCGGTTTGTGTTGTTGTTGCATCAGGTGGATACCCAGGAAGCTACGAGAAAGAAAAGGAAATTCATGGGTTAGAAGATGTAGATGAAGATATAATGGTATTTCATGCAGGAACAAAAGCTGTAGATGGAAAAGTTTTAACCAATGGAGGAAGAGTATTAGGAGTTACAGCTTGGGGAGATACGATTAATGAGGCTAGAGAAAAGGCATATGAAAATGTAGAAAAGATTTATTTTGATGGAATGTATTATAGAAAAGATATAGGTAAATTTGTAAGTAAGCTCGATTAG